Proteins encoded within one genomic window of bacterium:
- a CDS encoding amidohydrolase family protein, producing MIKIKNGSAILKNRIEKADLYIQDGKIYFESQNQSPDRIIDAEGKYIFPGFFDIHFHGCNLFDFTLGKYNPETRSFDDSEKAFSEGIAMLAMEKAKQGVTYAFPTTAAAPIKNLQTCFAYLKKFMESKSNGLHGAFLYGAFLEGTFISSDFLGAQSPTYVFKPNKKIFNQINESGAIKLANIVSEYGEDSINLIKHLVNNNIVVGTGHTRATCFQIEEAIKAGLKYFVHFMNGPTNTSYKPFNGGGAAEAVLKNDEIYAELILDGYHVSPAYIRDAISRKTDTKIIAVTDSMFLTGKNKVKEFEFFGVKGTVSDNRDYLAVKGKENTLFGSVLTTDKAFSNLLSWLTRKMEGIWIRRHPALDLERALVSMAKIFSTNNCNMLGLDSRGVIEKNKQADLTIGSISGEQGDYIFKVEHTLVNGRIVFSTD from the coding sequence ATGATAAAAATAAAAAATGGAAGTGCAATTCTTAAAAACCGAATAGAAAAGGCTGATTTATATATACAAGATGGCAAGATATATTTTGAATCCCAAAATCAGTCTCCTGATAGGATAATCGATGCTGAAGGAAAATATATATTCCCGGGTTTCTTTGATATCCATTTTCACGGCTGTAATCTGTTTGATTTTACATTAGGCAAATACAATCCTGAAACAAGATCATTCGATGACTCTGAGAAAGCTTTTTCCGAAGGCATTGCTATGCTTGCAATGGAAAAGGCAAAGCAAGGAGTAACTTACGCATTTCCTACAACAGCTGCAGCTCCGATAAAAAATTTACAAACCTGCTTTGCATACCTAAAAAAATTCATGGAGAGCAAAAGCAATGGATTGCATGGAGCTTTTTTGTATGGAGCTTTTCTTGAAGGCACCTTTATAAGCTCTGATTTTTTAGGCGCTCAGTCCCCTACTTATGTGTTTAAACCAAATAAAAAAATATTTAACCAAATAAATGAATCAGGCGCAATTAAATTGGCAAACATTGTATCTGAATATGGAGAAGATTCTATTAATCTTATAAAACACCTTGTAAACAACAACATTGTTGTTGGGACAGGTCATACAAGAGCGACTTGCTTCCAGATTGAAGAAGCTATAAAAGCAGGATTGAAATACTTTGTACACTTTATGAATGGACCTACAAACACTTCCTATAAACCGTTTAATGGAGGAGGAGCAGCCGAAGCCGTTCTGAAAAATGATGAAATTTATGCAGAACTTATTTTGGATGGCTATCATGTTAGCCCGGCCTATATTAGAGACGCAATAAGCAGAAAAACTGATACAAAAATTATTGCTGTAACAGACTCTATGTTTCTGACCGGTAAAAACAAAGTTAAAGAATTTGAATTTTTTGGAGTTAAAGGCACAGTGAGTGATAATAGAGATTACTTGGCTGTTAAGGGAAAAGAAAATACTCTTTTCGGAAGTGTACTCACAACAGATAAGGCATTCTCTAATTTATTGTCATGGCTAACACGAAAAATGGAAGGGATATGGATAAGAAGACACCCTGCATTAGACCTTGAAAGAGCTCTCGTATCTATGGCTAAAATCTTTTCTACAAATAACTGCAATATGCTTGGGCTAGATTCCAGAGGTGTTATTGAGAAGAACAAACAGGCAGATTTGACTATTGGATCTATTTCCGGAGAACAAGGAGATTATATCTTCAAAGTAGAACACACATTAGTAAACGGAAGAATTGTTTTTTCAACTGATTAA
- the hisI gene encoding phosphoribosyl-AMP cyclohydrolase yields the protein MKRDLILKKLAEQVKFDKKGLIPAIVQDFKTSKVLMMGYMNKESLETTLKTRRTCFWSRSREKLWIKGETSGHIQKVKDILIDCDNDTLLIKVEQIGGACHTGYRTCFYRKYDKDGFTVVEKELFEPEKIYKKT from the coding sequence ATGAAAAGAGATTTGATTTTAAAGAAGCTTGCAGAGCAAGTGAAGTTTGATAAAAAAGGATTGATTCCTGCAATAGTTCAGGATTTTAAGACCTCAAAGGTTTTAATGATGGGATATATGAATAAAGAGTCTCTGGAAACAACACTTAAAACAAGAAGAACATGTTTCTGGAGCAGGTCAAGAGAGAAGTTGTGGATAAAAGGGGAGACTTCAGGACATATTCAGAAAGTAAAAGATATCCTTATAGACTGTGATAATGACACGCTTCTTATAAAGGTTGAGCAGATAGGTGGAGCATGTCATACGGGCTACAGAACATGTTTTTATAGAAAGTATGATAAAGATGGTTTTACAGTTGTAGAAAAGGAGCTCTTTGAGCCAGAAAAAATCTATAAGAAAACTTAA